A single Struthio camelus isolate bStrCam1 chromosome 6, bStrCam1.hap1, whole genome shotgun sequence DNA region contains:
- the MYL1 gene encoding myosin light chain 1/3, skeletal muscle isoform isoform X2: protein MSFTPDQINDFKEAFLLFDRTGDAKITLSQVGDIIRALGQNPTNAEINKILGNPSKEELNAKKITFEEFLPMLQAAANNKEQGTYEDFVEGLRVFDKEGNGTVMGAELRHVLATLGEKMTEEEVEELMKGQEDSNGCINYEAFVKHILSV from the exons ACTTCAAGGAGgccttcctcctctttgacagGACCGGTGATGCCAAGATCACCCTGAGCCAGGTTGGCGATATCATCCGCGCGCTGGGGCAGAACCCTACAAACGCCGAGATCAACAAGATCCTGGGCAACCCCAGCAAAGAGG AGTTGAATGCcaagaaaattacttttgaagAGTTCCTGCCCATGCTGCAAGCAGCTGCTAACAACAAAGAGCAGGGTACCTATGAAGACTTTGTTGAAGGTCTGCGTGTTTTTGACAAAGAGGGCAATGGCACAGTCATGGGGGCTGAACTCCGTCACGTACTGGCTACTCTGG GTGAGAAGATGACAGAAGAGGAAGTAGAAGAACTGATGAAAGGTCAGGAAGACTCCAATGGCTGTATCAACTATGAGG CATTTGTAAAGCACATTCTGTCCGTCTAG